Proteins encoded in a region of the Podarcis muralis chromosome 2, rPodMur119.hap1.1, whole genome shotgun sequence genome:
- the SMIM3 gene encoding small integral membrane protein 3 codes for MWPLGGPLAFDVAGAGRSSAAAQPKPNLPSSANEASAEFQRAEQARGKLSLLFEFPFPGVGGGIPLARAGSAAWKFPPGSEKEDPTCRVWVNLLPTFLRPVIRRPRILRSFGPDARKPSRRLSRRGLEAARRLKSNIRNSWRNRKSMDVLGDIEPTQFPLPKHILEVWVIVLIILVTIVVMTSLLLCPATAVIIYRVRTHPIHNGAV; via the exons ATGTGGCCACTAGGTGGCCCGCTCGCCTTTGATGTCGCGGGGGCGGGGCGTAGTAGCGCGGCTGCCCAGCCGAAGCCTAACCTTCCCAGCAGCGCAAACGAGGCGAGCGCGGAGTTCCAGCGCGCGGAGCAAGCGAGAGGGAAACTTTCGCTTTTGTTCGAATTCCCTTTTCCGGGCGTGGGAGGCGGCATCCCGTTGGCCAGAGCAGGGTCTGCGGCCTGGAAGTTTCCGCCGGGCTCGGAGAAAGAGGATCCCACCTGCCGGGTGTGGGTGAACTTACTCCCCACTTTTCTTCGTCCAGTTATTCGGCGGCCGCGGATTTTGCGCTCCTTTGGACCAGACGCTCGCAAGCCGAGCAGGCGACTCTCCAGACGGGGTTTGGAAGCAGCCCGGAGACTCAAAAGCAACATAAGAAACTCCT GGAGGAACAGGAAGAGCATGGATGTTTTGGGAGACATAGAGCCCACACAGTTTCCCCTTCCAAAGCACATCTTGGAAGTGTGGGTCATTGTCCTGATCATCCTGGTCACCATCGTTGTCATGACATCCCTGCTCTTGTGCCCGGCGACAGCAGTGATCATTTACAGAGTCCGGACACACCCGATACATAATGGAGCCGTGTGA